CATACCCTAGTTGGGGATATCCGACCAAATTTAGTTGCCATTGAAAAATTATTTTTTTATCGCATGGCAAATACCATTCTAGTGGCTCAAGCTAGGGGTGTAATCATGCTAGTCTTAGCACAACATCAACTGCCCTATGTAGAATTCACTCCAGCCCAAATTAAGCAGGCTCTTACAGGATACGGGAATGCAGACAAACATGAAGTTCAGGCAGCCGTGGGACGAGAATTAGACTTAGACGAAATACCACGACCAGATGATGCTGCCGATGCCTTAGCTGTAGCTCTGACGGCATGGTATCAATTGTAGCAATATCTTCAAGGCTGAAGCAATTTTTAAGGGGGTAGGGAGTAATGAGTTGGGGTAGGGAGTAACAAGATTAATTTACAAGCTAAAGTTTCCTTTGTAGACTACTAGCCTGGATGATTCTGTTTTTCGCAAAATGTGAAAAATGTCAATTTTTTGTGGAAAAACTTACGATTTTGCTTCATCAATCACAAAATTTCGATAAATCAAAAGTCATCAGATATAGAATATAATTCAGTAATATTAAAATCCTTTGCTCAGTTGCAAGGTGCAAATAAACAAAACCTCAGAAGACTGCTAATAGTTAATGGCTAACTGCTTTCTGTTCGTCACGTTAGCTTTGTCTGTAGGGATTATCACTCTATTGCCAAGTAACTATAGTCTGTTTCCGAAGGCAAGTTTATTCACCACAATACTGAATTCTCAAAAGCAAAGGTCTTGATACAGTCTATCAAACGCCCTTATATTTCCGCTTCTTGGGGGCAAACAACAAATAAGTCGGCAGCGAGATATCCTCGATGCATATTTTGTGACGCTCGTTTACTGAACAGGTGAACCGAAGCGGATATTTGGCACTGTATCAACTGTTCTAGCTCCAAATGTCTCTGATTTTGGGCAGGGAAATACTTTTTCTTTTGCAAATGTAGGGAATCTAGTACCACCATGGAAGCAAGGAAAGGAGTCAATTTACAGCAACATTGGGGAGCATTAACCTTTGCAGCGAAACAGGAACGTCTGGAATTACTGCAACGATTTTTGCTGGAGTATAGCTTTGAACCACAACTCCAACAGAGTGCAACTCATCTAGAAGACCGCATCCAAATTTTATATGAATTGGGTTTGGTCTACATAAGTATGGGGGAGTTGAAAAAAGCTGAAAGTGTGTTTCAGGGTGCATTAGAGTTAATTTGCCAAAATTCGGATTTTGCTGCTACCCAAGCGACAATTTTCCACCAATTAGGATGGATTTATTCCCTTCTTGGGCAAATTAAACAAGCACGTCAAGCCTACCAAAAATCTTTAGAACTGAAGGAAACTATCGGTGATATTGCTGGTAAGGCAGCTACATTACACAAGTTAGGGGTAATTTGTGTGCATCAGGGGGATACAAATCAAGCGATCGCCCTGTTTCAAAAATCCCTACAATTGAGTGAAAGCTGTGCAGATATCCAGGGTAAGGCGGAAAATTTACATAATTTGGCGGAGATTTATGCCGAACGAGGAGAGATTAAACAGGCGATCGCCCTTTATCAAGACTCCCTAGCGCTGAAGGCGGAAATCGGTGATATTCAAGGTAAAGCTGTGACTTTACACGACTTAGCTGGAATTTACGCCGATCAAGGCAATATCGCTAAGGCAGTTTCTCTGTGGCAACAATCCCTAGATATCTTT
The Calothrix sp. 336/3 DNA segment above includes these coding regions:
- the ruvC gene encoding crossover junction endodeoxyribonuclease RuvC gives rise to the protein MEQRILGLDPGFAILGFGAITCNQNSTQPQENSVKMLDFGVIRTSADTEMGQRLCTLYDDLHTLVGDIRPNLVAIEKLFFYRMANTILVAQARGVIMLVLAQHQLPYVEFTPAQIKQALTGYGNADKHEVQAAVGRELDLDEIPRPDDAADALAVALTAWYQL
- a CDS encoding lipopolysaccharide assembly protein LapB, which produces MEARKGVNLQQHWGALTFAAKQERLELLQRFLLEYSFEPQLQQSATHLEDRIQILYELGLVYISMGELKKAESVFQGALELICQNSDFAATQATIFHQLGWIYSLLGQIKQARQAYQKSLELKETIGDIAGKAATLHKLGVICVHQGDTNQAIALFQKSLQLSESCADIQGKAENLHNLAEIYAERGEIKQAIALYQDSLALKAEIGDIQGKAVTLHDLAGIYADQGNIAKAVSLWQQSLDIFTELGDFSGKATTTNNLAGVYAQQGKIDKAIILWRQSLDIYASIGDVQGQAATLHNLGSIYSDSGELEEAIALFQESLELEISIGNIHGQAMTLWWLGDLAQQQGKVKVALNYLYQSLTLFQSLQSPDAQTIQEIIFRLKS